In the genome of Chrysoperla carnea chromosome 5, inChrCarn1.1, whole genome shotgun sequence, the window GTTTAAGGTTTTCTTTTACGCTTTCATAAACGTGTTTTTTACAATGTTTTACATCGTGGTTAAAACTTGGTTCTGATAGAATTAAAAGTTTCATTCACAGAAATTCCTCAAACGATCACACCatcttaaaatgatattaaatattgaaataatcatTGAAGGGTATAAAATCAGGTACATCTCTTATTTGTGGTTGATTTCTCGAAATTAAAGTCCCAGAAATacgactttttaaaattaaatatcaacgATACGATCGAATGTACGAAGCTAGGTgtcgaaaattaataaaattaaagcacTAAGGGTTTTGAGAAAACTCGCAAACTTTTTCGGAGATTTTGTTACGAGCTTTCTTAAAACCAGATTTTTTCGAGAAACTTcttaaaatatcacaataaatatatagtgtgtccccggatagaggtaactatatttgtaaatttccttattttgcatttaaaaaaaaaagtcattctttataagaagttttgcttaatctgaaaagtatgtaggtatatttaaaacttctacataatgtatagggtagccaaaaatttggtatcactattttttttttaggtaaactacccttcttttttaaaagttgacaaaatgttactaaaaaaagttgcTGGAAATTAACaagaatgtttatccgagaaaataaattttctttttaattttctaaactagtccacaaaaaattacactctcggagagtacatgttaattgatttattattattctctttcttacgttttttttataattagagattttgttcaaataaaaaatgatgctataattaaagttcagagatcttcttgatattttgtgtagaatcataattattaatagcGAGTAATtgttcttagtaacatttcgcctgcttataaaaaagaagggtagtttaccaaaaataaaaatagtgataccaaatttttggctaccctgtacattattaagaagttttaagtatgcctacatacttttcataataaacaaaacttcttataaagaacgactttttatcttaaaatgcaaaataaaaaaatttacaaatagttacctctatccggggacacactatatattgGACCAATTGCATCTTCACttctttatatttcaaaattagcaAGAGTATGTTTATGAATGCAAATCTTatcttgataattttaatagtttttttattaaaagacgAACATTGGGAAAATAGGCATTTTAGGAATAAAGACTCCCATGGAGGCGAATTAATTGACATTAGTAAGAGAGGAAAAAAAACGTTTGGTAATTGTTGTAATAATCaacgtgatttttttttacaaatattcaacctagctaaaatatttttaaaaacttctatGACTATAGGATTTTAACACTGAAGATGTCAGCGCTACGAGTAAAAATCTTAGCTTTAAAATCCCTTTAGttcgcaaaaattaaaaaatagccaAAATAAAAAGAAGCATAACTGAATATTTAATGCATTTATGCTGCTACCCAAGTACAAATTATCACCACGTAAACAAATGTTTACGGTAACGttagtaaattaatattaccAAGAATAGTTACGCTTTATTTaagtcaatcaatttttttccttcGGCCAAATGCTACTACTATTACAGCCGTTAATAACGGGTGAAAACAATCTTTACATACGGAAATTTTTTTGCCAATTTTAATCagtggaatttttttcttttatttgataaaaagttaTCACATTAATTGCTGACCcattaaaacaaattagttggaagtaattttcaattttaaaataaaaatttatagttcaaatcATCAAACTGTGTAATGAGTcttttaattcttaaaacaattatttttatcgtaAGACACAAAAgaactatattttgaaaatatgtttaaaagaatatattgttttgtttcagTGCGttattgtaaaattgaaaatggacAAAGATAGAAAGAAAATCATTGACCGAAGAGCTAAAGGCCGTGCTGCAGCACTTGGTAAAGACAAAGGCAAATACACTGAAGAAAGTGCTGCCGCCGCAGTCGAAACTTCATAGATTTAAGAATATTCCTTTGTTGTCATTTACGCCACCATTTTTTGTAGTGTATTtgtcaacaataaaaataaaaaatatttaaaaatctattattaattgtattttttaagtataataaaaattgtgtttttatttgtccaaaaatatttcattatcttCGAAATAGTTAATACCTCTCGGCAATCATATTGAACAGCAAACCTGTTTCGTAAGTTTATTTAAACAGGTTTTTCGGATTAACTTCCCATTTGAAGATCAACTATTCCTAATGTAGACCGTAAttccgtaaaaaaaaaacgacaattCTATGATTCTATTTGTCATTGTTATCAATGGAtttcttttaacatatacaCTATTGTCGGATTAAACCCATTgtcgtgtttttttagttttcgtaaATCACCTTAGTTTTCCTTGTATACGGTCCTCCTACGTTTCcccttttttaactttttggtcTTCGTAAATTAACTTGGTGCTCCATTTTTGCGGCTTTTCTcgtataaatttctttttttacgaTTCTTTGGGGCCCGTAGGCAGTTGCTCAATCTGTCAACTGATTAATCCGTTACTGCGTATGTAgcagactttaaaaaaatattttcataaatccGATACTCAAGCCATAgcgttgttttataaaaaatattgctaaaaaattcaatatttaatttttgttttcttaaataagCCAATTTACAGCCTGGAAAATGTTATACTAAAAAtactctttaaaaaattcagaatttctGCTTCCATTGAAGAAATTAGCCACTTAAAATTTGGTACGCTGTCCAACACATCCAAATTTTCTCGCTCCTACTTAGGAGGCGGCTAAATAACTGCCTGGTGAGAGAAAAATTGAGCGATTGAGGTGATAAcacatgaaattattttacttacgGAGCAGCCATgtgatgtttaataaattaatttttgacagTCGCTAATATCGGAAAACTATAAGGGTTGCACCTGGCATAagagttgaaataaaaattcaaaagtgtTAATTTTACGCAGTTGACAGTTTCCTTTTTCGCGTTAAAAATGTAGCCATGAGATCTGTGAATGGCAAAATATgggaaaaagtttattatttttttcctggGTAAATGCATTGTCCATGTTTATCACTCCATTCTTTTGCAGGAGGTAGAAGCGAGAAAAAGAGGCAagttatggaaaataaaaattaacacttcAAGACTGATGGAGtaggtaaatatataaataaatttgagactaaagaatcaattttttttcaaattttattacaaatatatatacaaattatgaaaagcgcctaaaaattataaatatcattttattccagatttggtgttttatttttaaatttacttcgTAAACAATCATTATATCCTTCGCGATTACGTGCTAATTCAATAGCTAAAAATTGTATACGTgtcgaaaaaatcgaatttttagcGGTATAATCTTCTGTACAATCAATTCGAAGTAAGGTACCAAAACTATAATCTTCTACATAGTTTTTAAATCGTTCACAAAATGGTCTCCATTTCGCTTTTCCAGcatcatttttcatttcatcttcatcgataacatcaatttttaaattgggAAATTCTTCgcgaaataatttataaataacatcatCGTGAGGTGTTAAACGTAACAGTTTAGGATCCGCTGAGCATAGaatctatgtatttattaaccttaaattaattttcttaaaaatttttaactatttattaattttaatcatttatctTACGTTAAAGTATATTTCAGCATGTTCGAAGGCTTTCATAGCCCACATTTGTTCCaaagtttgatcattttcgtAGTCTTCGGCTCTAGTTTGTAACACGGCTCTTGCCtgttgaagaaaataaatttttgtataaaatttttatcatagttTTCGTTctcattttcatcaaaaatttattaatttcgaaatGCTTACAGTATCTACGTCAACCATTTTTCTAGATTTTCGACAAGCACGTGGatgtaaaaatgtttacaatttttattaaacagatTTGCCAACGTGAGAATTTTTCAtatctgtcaatttttttttagatattttaaattttcaaaggattaaagaattattaatttctatgaagtactaaaatatttccaatgaaataaatttggTTCCGAAATCTATTTAAAGTATAGTTTCTTAAACcgaatatttactttcatattGGTTGAAATTTTCAGCATagatttttttcgtagcatatTTTCAGCTAACGTTATTTGGCTCcgcaaaattaacgcaagaagtTCGAATCAGACGTTAATCTTGGTGCACCctttattaaattactattattatta includes:
- the LOC123299745 gene encoding protein PBDC1, whose product is MVDVDTARAVLQTRAEDYENDQTLEQMWAMKAFEHAEIYFNILCSADPKLLRLTPHDDVIYKLFREEFPNLKIDVIDEDEMKNDAGKAKWRPFCERFKNYVEDYSFGTLLRIDCTEDYTAKNSIFSTRIQFLAIELARNREGYNDCLRSKFKNKTPNLE